A genome region from Dendrosporobacter quercicolus includes the following:
- a CDS encoding SpoIIIAH-like family protein — protein MMVIVLREHKKSLLLVTALLVAVVAGAGIWLSRGDDQQAKADRSNAMQVTGTVLSEQASQVMSTDFFTEYRLERDKMRSEKSDLLREAMKSAQTEDSRQKAQESVLKMVQEKQREAEMENLIKARGFADALVFYRDQSVSAIVKTSTLSRDEVIQVADVISRVSGVKPEDITISAKP, from the coding sequence ATGATGGTAATCGTTTTGCGGGAACACAAAAAGTCGCTGCTGCTTGTCACCGCTTTACTGGTAGCGGTAGTGGCGGGAGCAGGTATATGGCTGAGCCGGGGGGATGATCAGCAGGCAAAAGCAGACCGGTCGAATGCAATGCAGGTGACCGGGACGGTGTTGAGTGAACAGGCTTCGCAGGTTATGAGTACTGATTTTTTTACTGAGTACCGGCTGGAACGGGATAAAATGAGGAGCGAAAAGTCTGATTTACTGCGGGAAGCGATGAAAAGCGCCCAAACTGAGGACAGCCGGCAAAAAGCTCAGGAAAGTGTGCTGAAGATGGTTCAGGAAAAACAGCGTGAGGCTGAGATGGAAAACCTGATTAAGGCCAGGGGGTTTGCCGATGCTCTGGTTTTTTACCGGGATCAGTCGGTAAGCGCTATTGTCAAAACTTCAACTTTATCGCGTGATGAGGTGATTCAGGTCGCTGACGTCATCAGCCGGGTATCCGGGGTTAAGCCCGAAGATATAACGATTAGCGCCAAGCCTTAA
- the nusB gene encoding transcription antitermination factor NusB: MSRRKAREMALQALFQLDYNQTDSNEALGTVFNERAGVAEQTKQYSQELVSGTQSHLGEIDEIIASNSTEWKLGRMAGVDRNITRLAIYELKFAKEQLTPNIIINEAVELAKTFGSDESGRFINGILGALVKNKG; the protein is encoded by the coding sequence ATGAGTCGTAGAAAAGCCAGGGAAATGGCCTTGCAGGCTTTATTTCAATTGGATTATAATCAAACCGATAGCAATGAGGCGCTGGGTACCGTATTTAATGAGCGGGCCGGGGTTGCCGAGCAGACCAAACAGTATTCACAGGAACTGGTTAGCGGAACGCAGAGCCATCTTGGAGAAATTGATGAAATTATTGCCAGCAATTCAACGGAATGGAAGTTGGGACGGATGGCAGGGGTTGACCGGAATATTACCCGGCTGGCCATTTACGAACTGAAATTTGCCAAAGAGCAGCTTACGCCCAATATCATTATCAATGAGGCGGTTGAACTGGCCAAGACCTTTGGCAGCGATGAATCCGGCCGCTTTATCAACGGTATTTTGGGCGCGCTGGTAAAAAATAAAGGCTAA
- a CDS encoding DUF2273 domain-containing protein, which produces MNVKLLAEVWQQHSGKISGAVIGLSIGILIIVFGFFRTFFILGCAAIGYVIGQRIDEKEDIMDVIDKLLPPGYRR; this is translated from the coding sequence ATGAATGTTAAGCTGTTGGCAGAAGTATGGCAGCAACATAGCGGAAAAATATCAGGAGCCGTTATCGGACTTAGCATAGGTATTTTAATTATTGTTTTTGGATTTTTCCGGACCTTTTTTATTTTGGGCTGCGCCGCTATTGGCTATGTGATTGGCCAGCGCATTGATGAAAAAGAAGATATTATGGATGTTATTGATAAATTATTGCCGCCGGGTTATCGTCGATAA
- the amaP gene encoding alkaline shock response membrane anchor protein AmaP translates to MMGIIDRVILSIYTLLLIFLSLGVILLSLRLISLDIMWTSFSYIYGQWEAGVVSLVFLLVSLRLLLAGLRPSRRKDTIVHHTGMGDIHISLHAVENLVEKVARHTRGVRGAKIAVDYGEQTGLKISIRAAVSPESNVPGVSTEIQQRVKEYVKNTVGIDLVDIDILVENISNDFKIKQRVK, encoded by the coding sequence ATGATGGGTATTATTGATCGGGTAATATTGTCAATCTATACATTGCTGCTGATATTTTTATCTTTAGGCGTTATTTTGTTGTCTTTACGCCTTATTTCTTTGGATATCATGTGGACAAGTTTCTCCTATATTTACGGTCAGTGGGAAGCCGGCGTGGTCAGCCTGGTGTTTTTACTGGTCAGTTTGCGCCTGCTTTTGGCCGGACTGAGGCCTTCACGCCGCAAGGATACCATTGTGCATCATACCGGCATGGGGGATATCCACATTTCACTTCACGCCGTTGAGAACCTAGTGGAAAAAGTAGCCCGGCATACCAGAGGCGTCCGGGGCGCAAAAATTGCTGTCGACTATGGTGAACAAACCGGTCTTAAAATCAGTATCAGGGCCGCCGTTAGTCCGGAAAGCAATGTTCCCGGTGTGTCAACTGAAATTCAGCAGCGGGTAAAAGAGTACGTCAAAAACACCGTTGGCATTGACCTGGTGGATATTGATATCCTTGTCGAGAATATATCCAATGATTTTAAAATAAAACAACGTGTTAAATAA
- a CDS encoding Asp23/Gls24 family envelope stress response protein, producing the protein MDKSIERAEHNDVGTIRIADEVVGIIAGLAATEIAGVAGMSAGLVGGIAEMLGKKNLSKGVKVEVGEREAAVDLFIIVEYGVRIPDVALTVQENVKRAIESMTGLDVVEVNIHVQGVGFGSEVKDEDIRVR; encoded by the coding sequence TTGGATAAAAGTATAGAAAGAGCAGAACATAATGATGTTGGTACAATTCGCATTGCGGATGAAGTGGTGGGCATTATTGCAGGTTTAGCGGCAACAGAGATCGCCGGCGTGGCCGGCATGAGCGCAGGCCTGGTTGGCGGTATTGCCGAAATGCTGGGCAAGAAGAACTTATCCAAAGGCGTCAAGGTAGAAGTTGGCGAACGGGAAGCGGCTGTTGATTTATTTATTATTGTTGAATATGGCGTTCGTATCCCGGATGTGGCCTTAACCGTACAGGAAAATGTTAAGCGGGCTATCGAATCAATGACGGGCTTGGACGTTGTTGAAGTGAATATACATGTACAAGGCGTTGGCTTTGGTAGTGAAGTAAAGGATGAAGATATCCGCGTACGTTAG